The sequence CATGCTGAAACCTACCCGCTTAATAACTATTATGGAAGGTTTTCACTTGCTCTCACCCACTTAATTAGGTTTGTGGTTTAATGCCTTGTGAAGATTGGGAAGATAGTGGGGTTGATTCTTTGTGAGTTGCTACTGGCTAGTTATTTTCTTGGACAATGCTTAAATTTATCGATTATGCTAAAGGTCGTAATTTCAAGTTCGTTAAAAGAATTTTTAGCATGTTTAGTGACTTCAAGTTACTCTTCTAAAAATGTTGATAATTGGGACTTTGTtgcttttttgaaaacaaacttTATAATTAGAGCAATTAATTCCCCATTAAGAACATTTGTTGCTCGAACCGAAAATCTAAGGGTGTATGATTAGGGAATATACacttttttcaccttttttttattatcaactcAAAACAATTGGTGCCTCAAGTTGCTCCTCCTCTACCTTAAAAGCTTTGGATTCGAGTTCCATTTTCAAAGATACAAGTGCATAATTCACACTATCTTTATTAACCTTATACAAATTATCTCTACCTAAGTATGTAGTATCTGCATACACCACTAAAATCTGTTGAATTTTAAACTACATGCATTTAGATATACTATATCACAATAAATCTCatctctttgtttttcaatggaaatactttatatatatgAGCTGCCCTTTTATCTCCTACATATTTAATCCATatgattatatgattttatatggTTTGAGATGTGCTTCTAATTGCAATTTattgttttagaaatatatgGCAATTAtctatcaataataaaatcaaacatgttattatttatattacatgGAGTATAAAATAACCTGTTTCGTTTTTAATCCTCTGCAATCTTTGATTATTGTAacatttttatactaaaatatgTTTGTCCTTCATCTCTAACAGTATCTTCATCATCTCCATCATGTTTGcacaaattatctttgttgtaAGAAAGGTTCTAGCTTATAGTGACCTTTAGTCgcattaattgatttttgttttttagatcatGGTCTATCTTGGTCTGATAGAGCCCTAAGATTCCATAATATTTGTCCTCACCAACACCTTTTATATAGACACTTGGTTATTTAAGTGgattttttcaagaatatatatatgaggTTAGACTTGCCCGAGGTAACTGTCCAAGCAAGTCTCTCTCCTTGTCACGATCCTTATTTGTGCTTACCCATCATGGTTGATCCACTTGCTCAGTTAAGTCTTCGACGGTATGCTCCTGTCAATCGGATTTATATGGTAGGGTTTTTCGTATTGCCTTTCAAGGTAGCGTGTTTGGCAGTTGGCACTGAATactgaattttaaaagtatttttaaaaagttttaatttttttgttttgaattaatatatttttaatgttttcaaattattttgatgtgttatttttaaaaataatttttaaaaaataaaaaaatattattggcatatgaaaagcaaccacaactaCGCTTCTAAATACACACATGAAAAATTCTAGTGTTTTATAAAATCTGAATAATGGTTTGAATGTAAATctcgaaataaaataaatatttttatttatattaattttaaacctaaaattatttattgaaaaagatTCACAActaaacttaaaataatttataaaaaaataattcataattaaaatttatctaacTAATAAAATCCAATCAgcattagtatttaaaaaataacaaatcctCGCAAATctcaacaattaaataaatattataataaaaataatcatggtataaaaataataactagtGTCCCGcgttaaaatattatcttcggTGAAGTTTGGTTATTATCTtggaaaataaaagatttattgtATAGAATATAAATGACAACTTAGATATAAATGacgaaatttaataatttaggaGGCTGAATTTatacagtaataataataacaataatgataatataataaaataacaatttaattcaAGTAtcttactaattaaaaaaaaagaaataaaatgatattttttttataaatttttcaaacacaaaaacttcaaattaacaggaatcttttatgaaaaaataattacaataaaaaaaataatgaaccaAATACTATTTTCAATCAAGAGGttgttttatattcttatttaaaaCCTAACattaatccatttttttaatcaatttttaatttattgatttaacttataaaatgctcattcttaaaaaaacattcttaaagTCATTTAAACATTACATGAaaattttctcaatattttaaaatcactcCAATCCATTTTAAGTTACaaaatagattaatttatgcaatatttttcaaaatctcgAGGGTTATTGTATTAATTTACCCTGCATAAAAAGTAACCTTTAGAATCTCCAGATCAAAATCTCCTTCTTGCCCTTCCTTCACATCCAACTCGGAGACAACAACCCGTTTAACTCgtaaatataaacaaatccAATGGCATGTCTTAAAATGTAAGATCCTCTTCatatttaccttttatttttttaatatttttcttgatgtattaattatttatttctctaaaaaaaaaaaattccctcaAGTCTCTCTTTGCCTGTCCCGAAGCAAAGCAAAAACAGAGACAGAGAGATTCACTGCGTCTCTTACTCTGTCCCTCTCCCTGACAACAAAGCACCAAATGGCTTTCACGTCATTTCTTGGACGAGTCCTCTTTGCCTCTGTTTTCATACTCTCCGCTTACCAAGAGTAACTCtcttttcctttccatttttgTACAATCTTGATAAATTTTCTGCTCTACTCctcccatcatcatcatcatcatcatcatcaattcgATTTGGATCTGTTTAGCCTTGGGTTTTAAATCTAACACTAAACAGATAGATCTGCACTTTCATTTCCTCTTAAActtcttttgtaattttagtaGTTTGCAGCTAACTAAGAAACTTAATTTGCATTACTAATGAGTTGAAGCatttatatgtaatttatttgaattaataatttttttttttgtttactaaaTATGTAGTATTTGTGAAGGAAAAAGTTATGTGGTCTTTGGATTTATTAGTAAATGCatcgaaaaataaaatcactgcTGAAATCATGACCAGAATAGAATTGAGGTTTTGGGTGGATGCTAATTAGTTTATGCATTTGCcctgtctttttatttttcatgtgcgGGTCAACATTTTGTGCTAGCCCGCTTACTTTTTTGGAGACACGGCATAAGTTGCATATTGACAAGATTTGTTATTTGGCTTGGCATTAGTTTTCTGTTAagaattttattcttttcttttaggatGCAAGATTGAGAAATTTAATTACagttttcttggatatattgaTTTGAAGAACCAGCATTAAGCTTTTGATTCCTTGAATGTGGCATTGTATCTTCCTTttgtttgggaaaaaaaattgtaacaaAGCATTTGATGCTGTTGAAGCAGTTACGATCTTTTGTTTGTGAAATGACGGGTAcctcattttcttgtttttggtaAAAGGATTCTTCagatgatattttgttataatcTTTCCTCGATTCCAGGTTCAATGAATTTGGGGTTGATGGAGGACCGGCTGCGAAGGCACTGAAACCAAAGTTTGGTGTGTTTACCAGTCATGTGCAATCTCACGCCGGCATACAAGTACCGGAAATTGAAGTGAGGATCTCTCATATGCACATGCCATTGAATGATTTGAGAGAAAGATAATAGGTGTATTAGCAAGAtaacaaattttgaaaaataaaaactgaaatgaGAGGCGGAGACTTATCTTGAAGTTTAGTGTTTAATGAttgcttttctcttcttttttgtgaGCTTTCTTTAGTTATGGCAATGGGTTAGTTTGGCATCTTGGATTTCAAGGTGGAATATCATGAGCATGCTGTTTGGTGAAGCAGAGCCTCTCTGTCACAACACACCATATGACAGAACCCTGCTTATTAGAACACAAAAACTTTGCTTGTTAGAACATTTTGGTAGTATTTCAAGCAAGTTCAAAATCAAGGTTGTAAAGAGAGCTGGCAAAATAACTAATACTAAATTCTTAGCATACCTCCTGTGTGTTTGCATGCACACATCTCAAACTGGTCTAGTGATTGTAAGGCAATGATTAAATGGCTTAAATTAATGGTGACCTGTTGAATTCTTAGGACTGTTTTGCATTATCGAACAATGGGCGTCCATTTTGGCACTCTGGAAAATCATTATATACTAGATACCTGAGGAATAGGACTTGTACGGGCAACCTTTGTAGCCATGCAAAGATACACACCCATGATTAATGATTTTTACTTGCAACTAGAATGTCCCACACTCCCAGTTTGTATCTGTATATCGATTTATTGTTTTGTAATCTTAATTGATATGTTTATATGCAGATCAAACATTTAGTCAGTGCTGCTATATTTCTCAAGGGCACTGGAGGCATCCTTTTTATCATTGGCAGCTCTCTAGGAGCCTACCTGCTGGTTGGTACAAGAAACATGCTGTGTATTTgactttttggtttttcttatgGTTATAGCTATTAGAAATGGTGTATCACATACTCTTGTAGTGAATATTGAGGTCCTTTCTTGTTCCAGATTATACATCAGCTGATTGCAATTCCAATCCTATATGATTTCTACAACTATGACAGTGAGGAGAAAGAGTTTAATCAACTTTTCATCAAATTTACACAGGTTAGATTTAGCTGATTCTGTACAATGTTTCTGTTCTGTATGATAGTCAATATTGTTTTGCTTTCTGCATGGTTTAAACagttttaaattacttttcatTCTTTCTATATAGAATATGGCTCTCTATGGAGCACTACTGTTTTTCATTGGGATGAAGAACTCATTTCCCAGGAGACAGCACAAGAAGAAGGTTCCTAAAACTAAAACTGTTTAGAAACAATTGGCTATCAGTTGGTAGGTATCTCTTTTTCAGTAAGGAGCTAATAGGAGCTATTGTTGTTTTGTTCATTAAACATTATGTACTTTACCAAGATCCTCCATGTATGTTTTAAGAGGCttcttatctatttattttagaaaaaaaaaaaagaacctgtGTGGTGTTTTTCTCCCTTGTATTTCATGGGGATGTGTTATTTtatgcttttccttttttagttGTTCCTAGTATGATATTTAGAGGTGTTTATATGCCATATTGAAGGAGGTCATGGGACCAGTCTATGTTTGATGAGGTCAAACGTACATGTGTTAGCCGTGGTCCATGATAGTACTGGTCCCTGTGTGCCATGATAATAACTCCAGCTATTTAGTGAAAGA is a genomic window of Populus alba chromosome 5, ASM523922v2, whole genome shotgun sequence containing:
- the LOC118062197 gene encoding uncharacterized protein; translated protein: MAFTSFLGRVLFASVFILSAYQEFNEFGVDGGPAAKALKPKFGVFTSHVQSHAGIQVPEIEIKHLVSAAIFLKGTGGILFIIGSSLGAYLLIIHQLIAIPILYDFYNYDSEEKEFNQLFIKFTQNMALYGALLFFIGMKNSFPRRQHKKKVPKTKTV